In Phaseolus vulgaris cultivar G19833 chromosome 7, P. vulgaris v2.0, whole genome shotgun sequence, the genomic stretch cactctcaccccgattctttcttttatctctctttccctgcttctgggcataacagaattctgttatgcttttctggcatgtgttagaaccctgttatgcttttcagagaaagcgtaccttcagaatcagcaatggggagcgtgagagtctgcgcatgtctgcacttggctgcgcctgtctgtacctttagtggtacggagtgctcttttgtctggaccgcacccctctcagatgatgacacgtggaggcctgcaactcacatctaaccacacacgtgtcacttactggaagggctctagcgcctctctttgtctgcctaagttacgcccttgcggagtaacttaggatgcttctcttatctgggtaaatcgcatactcttaggaaaacgtcgggtgtggctggtctaggcacactcaccaaacgttgctctctgtgcaggcgacttacccttcacgataccacgcacgtaatgggttgagggaatcaccaatcactgattggcttactagttccctcaggccactctcgtgcatgattccctaaggtgtgctcatgcgaggtccatgcgtaacgctctcgctgggaacctcagtcccagtttaactgcgtgtaacacgagaccccgatgactatacacccgatgactgatcagtgtttattcgcttatcgcgctctgcctccaggcgcgagtctgggaactggtctgctggtggtcacttggttactgaccaccgatcacctctcttggcgatcgtccccccgacctctctgccacctggtccacgtgtcacccttcgagtggtccacgtggttttctgctgctgacgtcatcgactaccgatgaccgatcgaaTCATTTATTAAACACacattttatttatctatatttttatatgctgtaaatattattagtcaataaacaaaatttaactttattatttaattattttttcattaattggtcaagtataattttttatttttttacaatttttttaaaatatcatttaattttttatatttcaattacTTAGtttatctatttttcctttttcttcatttttatattataaattattcaatattaatattaaatatgtcAATTAAACagaaaactaaataattattacttttatttatattttagttatcatatttattacatttaaataaacatactttaactattttttaaatatttatttcattttttaaattattaaatttaaattaatgttttgaaaaaattatatggGAATTCCGTTCTCAAATGCAAAAATGACATCCAGAATTCGACTTCCAAATTTCAGCTATAAATAATGAAGTGTAGTATCTATCTAAATAAATAGTCTGCAAAGTATCCTATTAGAATAAataaaggaagaaaaacaatggtataaataagtgaaaatttggaaaagaaaaaaaaaaacaattaaaagtacAATATATATAGTAATAAGATACCTAACAAGTAAAAGAATGCATGAAGATATGTGTTGAAAGGGATCCAGTGAGTGACCAACTCATTGCTTACTTTACCTGAGTGGATTCATTCTATCAAGAACTAAACCAGAGTGCATCCAGCTAAGCACACAACACAAACTCATCTAACAAAATATCTCTGCCTCAACCTTTCactctttattttctttctttccttgtCACTTCTGCCCCAACTTGAAGCCACGCGTTGGACACGGACTCGACACAATAAACCCTCCTTGTTATTTTCCTCAAGTCTATTtcaaataatattcataatgtTGAAAATTTTGCACTggattataattataattgaaaacaaaaatattattttaaaattacctTATTCACGTAGTAAACTGATTTATTCTGCAGTTATCAATTTTTCTTACAGATAATACTATTCATTCAAAAACTATAATCTATAAAGTCCCACATGGATGAATCATAATAACCGCATACTgcagaaaataatataaatttaaaaatatgagaaattgAGAAACTAAAGCATCCAAACTATCTTAATTTAGCAGGTTTAATCAATGATTACGATTTTTAAGTAATCATTACTGTTTTTAATCATGTCAGTTCCACTGttaaaaaagttttttaaagaattaaagaatatttatagacaacacatttgaaaaatatttgaagATTAGACAAAATTTATGGCaagaaaaacattattatttattatgtattGACATATTGTCCaacactttatttatttattatttatttttcaacaaatgcttttCTGAATTCTAGAAAGACGCTGAACTTAAAAAGTGCTTACCAAATCCATATTCAGTACCACCACTGCCAGCGTGTCCCTTTCATTCTATATAATATTATCAAAaagtttttaatgattttttttggtACATTAACAACTTGTTTTAGTACATTAGGTTTTTAATCATTTCTTAACCTTTGATTTTTTTTGGCCTCTCTCTATTTCTCTTCATAACACTATTTTTTAAGTGCTCtgctattttaaaaaatataatacatatatttatcatttttcatCAACCCCACCATAATTAAACACTGAATCAGTtggtataaaattatattaatttaatcagtaaatttaaatttaaattaattatatagttatatttgaatttaaatttaaatatatgtttatattaaatctataataatatataataagattCATCAATTGAGTTTGCACAACTTGTTTCCTGTTttacttaaaaattataattacattaatataaaatttacaataaagGAAATcaatgtgaaaaaaataaaaaaatattgtgaataaaaataaataaaaaacaattacttTGTATGGAAAAGTAATGAATGAAActctttgtaaattttttttttttgaaatatttatttactttttataaaatttaagcaATAATCAGAATTTGCTAAAATAACTATTACGAATGCATCTAACTCAACTATCAGAATTTGCCGTCTTTAATCATCTAACTCCCAAATCTTTTGAGGATACAATAGTTATACACAGATTTCTATAATTAACTAAATATatctactattttattttattagaagtcaatgttatatattttaaattatttaattcctAATAAAATGTAATACCTAATTTATTGACAAAAACATTAAATTCAAATAGATTGTGCGTACGGAGATGGATAAAGTAATAGacaaaattttgataaaataaataaataaaaagcacAACTACCATGATAATGAAGAATGGATTCAGTGAATTTGAAGCATTATCAACCATTAGTTAACTTAATGTTTTAAATTGTGCTAGATGTCCTGAAAAGGTAtttacattcattttttttcattacaaATTCTTTTATTCACAGTAGAATCTTtctatttacaaatttaaacttaaaattttattttaatttaatcttttaaagacatcgttcaagataaaaaaaatatatgaaattcaCATTGATTAACatctcatatttatttattaacaacaaaactataataaaaaatacgtGACCAAAATTAAAACCCATACagttaaaaaagtttaaattagaGCAAATAAAAAAAGCTAAAGAGttatatttaacatttataCATAACTATAaaagtttaataataataataaattgtgTACATAAAAATAGTTggaaaatactttttatatatagCTATAGATTTTGATTTGTTAATTAATGActgaaaaatcaaaattaatatgtttttatttagtCTTTACTTATTTGTTTTAGGACACGTGTTACAATTTAAAACATTAGTTTAATCTAATGGCTTAAAATGCTCAAAAAGCTATGGTACAGCATCCGTTCCATCATtgggagaagaaagaagaattgaAATCCAGAAAAAGCTCATAAGTCATGCTAAGTTTCgtttaagaaaaaaagagaaaagcaAAGAAAGTAAACTACAGtaatagtaaaatatttaatatcattcaataaataaaaaagttatgttaaaaataaagtttttaataaaaaatatgtaatatatataatcattaataaaaaaacatttatcatTGTATCcatcttttatataaaaaaaatgtcactaattttatccttattaatataatttaccctccactatttataattatatttataaattactattttaataatattacaatatctagtttttaattgttaatgtaaaaaaaagtaaataggCCACTAGTACATATAGACAGACttatttagtattttatttttttaaaatggaaaatgttggaattttgttattttattttttgtcaaaTGAAACAGGCTAATAAAATAAGCGAGAAATTGGAATTGAAGTTGAAAAAAGTGATAAAGACGTAGTTATGACGTCGTTGTCACCACTTGCGTTGTGAGTCTGAAGATGGATCATTCCCGTGTAAaagtattataataaatatatgtattgaatatttatagaaatgattaaatttaatttataaagtatagaaaatattaataatcgAGAATGATTATTAAGATTTGTCGAGTTTCGGcgtcttttcctttttctctcaCACACCCTTTCTGACTCTGTTAATCAATCCTTCCCCCTTAAGATTCTTCTCGCATTTCTCTTTCCACCGTGGTTCTTATTATCCCTCTCTTCCCCTTTCATTCTTCTCATTCTTCTCATCCTCAACCTCAACAAGGTACTATTTCTATTTCCTTCTAACCctctattttcttattttaatttgtttctcATTATTTGATCAAATTTCGTTACAGCAACTAATTTCGGCTATTTATAACCCTACCTTGTTTAATTTCACAACCTGTATTTTTCGTATTTTCGGTTTCTACTTATATGCACTATTTCCTTCCAGCTAGACCCAGAGTTTCAATTTTTTCTCCTTTAAATTTTCTCGGATTCAAACGGAATCTTAATCGTGTTCtcttttttgtttctctttctttttccgGGAAATTCCGGCAGGTTCGAAGACCTTTCCGATTCCGTCGCGAATTTCCGATTCctagaagaagaaagagaaaataaaaacctAAATCGACAGATCCGAACTCAGAAACATGGCGGAAGAACACCGATGCGAGACTCCGGAAGGTCACCGTCTCTGCGTCAACAACTGCGGCTTCTTCGGTAGCTCCGCCACCATGAACCTCTGCTCCAAATGCTACGGCGCGATCCGTTTGAAGGAGCAGGACGACGCGACAACCAAATCCACGATCGAGGCCGCGCTCTCTTCCTCCGCTAAGACGCCGCTTTCCACGTCGCCTCCGGCGGCGGCGGTCGATGTCCTTGTCAAAGCATCGCCTCCGCTTCCGGCAGAAGTTACGGTCGCGGTTCCGGTTCAGGTCCCGGTGACGTCTAGTTCTATAACAGGTTCGGCGCAACCGAACCGGTGCGCCGCGTGTCGGAAGCGCGTGGGGTTGACTGGGTTCAAGTGCAGGTGCGGAGTCACGTTCTGTGGGGCTCACAGGTATCCGGAGAAGCACGCGTGCGGGTTCGACTTTAAGACGGTGGGGCGAGAGGAGATTGCTCGGGCTAACCCCGTGATCAAAGCAGAGAAGCTGCGGAGGATATGATTCGATCTCATCCGTCCGATGGGACCGGAGTTTGATGATTTGATAACAAGCGTCCACGTGTACTGCGAGGGAGGGAGAGAGAGATGTCGTTATGTATGATGTTATgaatatgatgatgatgatgatgatgatctGTCTTCAATGTTAAGATAAAACTTAAATAGTCGGTTTGTCTCGTATAGAAGGGATTGAAATGAATAAGTCATATTTTTATTTGGCTTTGTAAAATgggagaaaaaagaaaaaaaaaaaaacagcactcAGATTAAAATTTGTAGGTCCACCACCGTCAGTAGTGGTTGAAATGATTTGTGATTAGAGTCTCCGGGCAGCGCAGTGCGGTGGAGCGTTTTATTGTGCTTTCGGTAATGAATGTGAGAGTGAACTCGTCGTAAGTGTCACCAATATTCGTTCTTTACTCTCCACGAttttatggttttttttttcaatcctcAATCATTTGTacgcattttttttaaaacaccaGATAACGTTGTTAATCTTGAAATAATTTAAGGTAATTTTTCGTTAATATATTGTTAAATGAATAAAAGTCATTCACCTTTTAAGTTCGTTTACCTTTTAAAGTGATTATTTTAGTCCTTcatctttttaaattttaattgtattagattagtttcttttctttgtaaacTCATTCATATTATGTCGACTTAAATTGGATGCGTTACAATCATTATTCATTTAGGATTGTGTtcatactattattattattatcgttcttaatattgtttatgtttatgataataaaaaagtaaCTACAAGATCTAAAGgataaagtaataaaataaattacattaataaaggtaaacatattaataaattatataaaaaggtataaagaaatttcttttattaataattgtagattgttattatttattcttattattaaaaattgttaCGAGTTGTattgattaaataattattttaggaaaaaatgaaatatgaaaagtatatatttttaatgtcacatcttattttctttatataaatattaattaaataatatttgtataaaGGACAGATAACTATAACTCATTATGTATAATTGGAATTTTATGAtagttataaaatttattattttacaaatgaTTGGAGGGAAAATACTTTAGATATTTTGGAAAACTATAATGaattttaaacatattaaatctttgaaattaaataaaaatatatataacgaataaagagttttttttagtgaaaggagctaagaaattaagaaaaagtaaagataaattttttagaCTAATAATCTACTAAGGTTTTATAGTGTTGATCGAAATTAAGAGTTTTATATtctcatatgaaaaaaaaagagtaaacaaATGAAAACTTAGAAGcagtaaaaattattaaataagtgcccatgaaacaatttaattgaatgaaATTGGAGATTGTATTTCATGAAATACAATATacttgtttaaataaaaattacacaataaaaaaaatgtgtaattgAAGATGTGATGAAAGGAAAAATATCTTGGATTTTTAGTGAAATTATGCatattaaatgagtttaagAGTAGAGAAATAGTGAAAAATGTAATGGAAAAAGAGTTCTTCAAATGAAAGTagtcaaagaataaaaaataatagtgaaatataaattttaagattAACTAATAACTTAAGGGTatttagtaaataaaaatagagaTGAAAATTAGGGTGGGATAGTAAATATCGATTCTCATGTACCAAATTAGAAAAATCGATCATCATCGATACTTGTGTTTGGTCAATACAGGTATTCTCCATCAGAGTCTGGACAAGTTCAGGTAATATTCATTTGTGCGAGTTTTGTTTATCATCTCTAATTTGATCCAACAATGAGTATCAAAGACAAtgttacatattttattaatatcagGAGAAGTGCTAAAAGAAAATTTGTTAAAAGTTGCATTGATTGTCTCGTGATGAAAGCTAAATAGATTGTCATAatcaaattgtgtttgatttCTAAGGAGGTAATTACTAAAAGGAAGATTTAGGTTGAATCAATTGTCTTGTGGTGAAGGTTAGGTGAGATAAGTTTCAAGTGAATCACATGCTAACCTTGAAGATTCAAGCTAGTTTCTTTGAATTGATTTGATATTCCCAACCTCTTGAATTTGATGATGAATGTATTGAAGAGATGATTATTTAGTTAACCTTGTGTTGAATTATAATTCTTAGATTTAAGTTATGTTTGAATGGATATGTAATGCTGGATCTTAATATTTTGTCtgctaaatattttttcaaaaaaatttcaattgCGTGAAATGAATTTTAACATGTTCAAATGTTCATACCCTTATTATAAACACAAACTTAAAtgctttaattaattaaaaaaaagtaatcaattaaaattacaaagtgtttgtttaaaatcaaatataatttgtttcaaTAAATTGAAATATGAATCAATTGACAAaaccacaaaaaaaaattattttaagtgatttttaattggtttaattgaaaatcaatctaataattttttccaACAATTTATTTTAGTCAAGATGTTGAATTTATTAgttcaacaaataaaatttacatcTTTAAAGATATATCATAGAACTCaagataattaattaaagaaaaaaaggaaCAAAACACAAGTTGTGAATGTAAAGAAACTAAACCAACCTACGATAACAAATTCAATAACACATTCAAAGGagttttcttcctacaccccatGATTTATTCCTATACCCAtactttaaaaaatgttaaaattatttattttttatattacatattGTGTAATACAGAACAAAAAAACCCACAAATTTTAACCTTTTGATTCTATAATTATGAAAATCTTTGAATTCCAcactctaaattttaaaaaaaagtttaataaaaaatatcaaaaggtAATTTAGATATTGGTGCAGAAAGAATTTTCCAAAATGGAATAGGCAACGTTGATGGAGGTGTCTTAAAAGAAAGCTCAGGCCCTTTTCCTCCGGTTCTATTGTAGTAAATTATATTGGGCCAAAAGAAACCCACTTACCTCATCGTGTGGATCTTGTCAAACTCGTATGAGAAATAATGGTTACAAGATGTTTTCTCCACTCTCATGTGATTCATGAGCAATGAAATATGCATCTTATATTTTGCcatcatcaatttttttttggctTAGACATAGTGTACACACTTGTGGTGCCAAGTGTCacaaatttattcattcattactattttttaagtaatttattggatataatatctaaaatattatgTCTGTATATGTTTAACTTTCTGCAAAGAAAGGcttcaaaattttgaaattagcATATTCATCTTGTATCGTTATACAACAATATCTTTggaatatataaagaaaaaaaagggttTATTTATTTGGTTATTATAGTTTATATGTGAGATTCATGATGGGCACTCGATAGGATTGCGACAAGAAGTTAGAGAGTGAAAATTTATGATTAGGAAATGGCATCCTTATAATGAAGGCTACATAGTTCATGCCACATGCAAAGTGAAAGTGTTCCTATTTGAAGTTGAATTGTGATTGCTACAAATCGATACACATTTATTCGTAGGTTGTAATGATTCCCCTGTAGTAATTAAAGTGGTTTTTGCCCCCCTTTTAAGAATCCTAAAACAAACTAATTTGTTCATAGTACCATAACTATGTTCTGTAAATAAGTCAAAGATATGTTTATGTTCTTAATCGTTTGTGACTGCACCTTTTACTTTGATGTGACGTTAACCTGCTTTACCCTACCAAATATCATTGGATAAAGTTGTGTTGTAACACAATTCTGTGGCCAAAGGTTTATGGTTTTCTAAATCACTTTCTAAGGACATTCATTTTCTTGTCTTTCTCTATAAAAGCTATCAACAGAGGATTACAAGATCCTAAACCATTTCAACTTTCTCTACCACATTCTTAAATGAAAAATCAAATGTATTTCTATCATGATTTTGATCTTGTAGAAATACTAAACAAATGTATATTTTGATTCaaattgtatttaaaataaatattcatatataattgTTAGTTGTTGAATAGAAACtagaatacaaaatttaataaaaacaggattaaatttaaatatagttgcatttaaatattactatatgttttattatttattttatcattatttaaaaaatagttaatatttgaaacaagatttttatttaaaagataaattttaaattattaaaactgattaaaatataaataaatataagatttcttaataattttaataaactcATAACATTACATCCAACCttcatatttaattattgtaggtaatattaattatgatgtgaatgttaaaataataagtacatttaaatatatattattataatattattataattaaattttgaaattattataatgtaattatgcttaattaaaatatatgttttttttaaaaattaaagtaaaatctttcataaaaatactttttcgTAAAAATATATGTGTTctcttataattaaaatattgaagtCTTTTTATCAATCTGCATAATTTGGAACTGGAGGATTTCCTAAAATTCAATTGCTGATGTAGTTTGAATTATGCTTTACAAACtaatcattataaaaatatcaagCGTTATAAAAATAACAAGCAACAAGagtaaatctttttttttttttaaactcatttatattatatttttttaatacacaaTACAATCCCCTTCTCATGTATTTAACGTATAGATAAATAATACAGCAATGTACTTGCTTATgtggttttataaaaaataataaaagaatgtTTGCAAGACTGAAGACTATTAAGAAGATTAGGAATTTCTTCAAGATCAATATTTATCTTGTAACTCTCTGTTAGTGAACCTTGATTATGTTGATGAATAACATTAACtaatatgaattaaaaatatcttatgtaaatatttttttatactttatcTGTTTATTTTGCATGTTTTTATCTGAATCTAATAGAAAAATGAAAGTTTtgtaaaaataagtttaaaaaacATTCTGTTAAAGGTGTGTATGATGAATCTCGTCAAACATatctcttaaaaaaaaaaacaattgtgCAATGCAATAATCCACCTGAGATGTGAATCCATTTTTTACTTTGTTGACTTTTATCTAAGTAGAATCTAAACTTTGACAATAATGGAAACACATTCAGTCACCATGCAATGAAAGAAAACTTATAAACTCTCCCAAGTTTCTtagataattcaattttttctcACTCAATAAAGGTTtattgaaaaagaagagaagaaggaagaagttttcaaaat encodes the following:
- the LOC137830355 gene encoding zinc finger A20 and AN1 domain-containing stress-associated protein 4-like; this translates as MAEEHRCETPEGHRLCVNNCGFFGSSATMNLCSKCYGAIRLKEQDDATTKSTIEAALSSSAKTPLSTSPPAAAVDVLVKASPPLPAEVTVAVPVQVPVTSSSITGSAQPNRCAACRKRVGLTGFKCRCGVTFCGAHRYPEKHACGFDFKTVGREEIARANPVIKAEKLRRI